From one Paractinoplanes brasiliensis genomic stretch:
- a CDS encoding lysyl oxidase family protein produces the protein MGRVRRWGLAAVAGVMPAALAFTGIQVADAATSKAVAGDGVKLVSAGKNIKAERYEYGAGWTVDLDLGLNVVAGQEPIEIRATRKTYASPVVAELITKKGKVTLPRVLAPDLYTLKQFTTVTIKNTKGAVVKRYWTNFCPNAYDSVRTRPDAPAQTPYPTGCPSGNPFTLGTVWGVQAGWSAKTSDIPTHGKPFDLPPGKYSVGVTINPPYQKLLNLPAKDATVALNLTVVKESARAEARTNAHQHHGQQVSETHAEYRVPAQRPAIRKAAPGPRPDLRSLPAWGISIGKGAKNKWYVNFGATVWNAGDSPLLVDGFRRSGQDLMDAYQYFFDAQGNQVGAVQAGTMEWDPRAGHNHWHFTDFAQYNLLKSDQKQVARSGKEAFCLANTDQVDYTIPLAKWRPYNTDLETSCGEKNSVGVREVLDIGNGDTYTQDRPGQSFDVTSLPNGTYYIQVKANPVGKLSEKSTANNTSVRKIVLGGTAKKRTLAVPPVNGIKG, from the coding sequence GTGGGACGGGTACGCAGATGGGGACTCGCCGCCGTCGCGGGGGTCATGCCGGCGGCGCTGGCGTTCACCGGAATTCAGGTCGCCGACGCGGCCACCAGCAAGGCAGTCGCCGGCGACGGCGTCAAGCTGGTCTCGGCCGGCAAGAACATCAAGGCCGAACGGTACGAGTACGGCGCCGGCTGGACGGTCGACCTCGACCTCGGCCTGAACGTCGTCGCCGGGCAGGAGCCGATCGAGATCAGGGCCACCCGCAAGACGTACGCGAGTCCGGTCGTGGCCGAGTTGATCACGAAGAAGGGCAAGGTCACGCTGCCCAGGGTGCTCGCCCCCGACCTGTACACGCTCAAGCAGTTCACCACGGTGACGATCAAGAACACGAAGGGCGCCGTGGTCAAGCGCTACTGGACGAACTTCTGCCCCAACGCGTACGACTCGGTGCGCACCCGCCCCGACGCGCCGGCGCAGACGCCGTACCCGACAGGTTGCCCGTCCGGGAACCCGTTCACGCTCGGCACGGTGTGGGGCGTGCAGGCGGGGTGGAGCGCCAAGACGAGCGACATACCCACCCACGGCAAGCCGTTCGACCTGCCGCCCGGGAAGTACTCGGTCGGCGTCACCATCAATCCTCCGTACCAGAAGCTCTTGAATCTGCCCGCCAAGGACGCGACCGTCGCGCTGAACCTGACCGTGGTCAAGGAGTCCGCGCGGGCGGAAGCGCGCACCAATGCGCATCAGCATCACGGTCAGCAGGTGTCCGAGACCCACGCCGAGTACCGCGTGCCGGCTCAGCGGCCGGCCATCCGTAAGGCGGCGCCGGGACCCCGGCCCGACCTGCGCTCGCTGCCCGCCTGGGGCATCTCGATCGGCAAGGGCGCCAAGAACAAGTGGTACGTCAACTTCGGCGCGACGGTGTGGAACGCCGGTGACTCGCCGCTGCTGGTCGACGGGTTCCGCCGCAGCGGGCAGGACCTGATGGACGCGTACCAGTACTTCTTCGACGCCCAGGGCAACCAGGTCGGCGCCGTGCAGGCCGGGACGATGGAGTGGGATCCGCGCGCCGGGCACAACCACTGGCACTTCACCGACTTCGCGCAGTACAACCTGCTCAAGTCCGACCAGAAACAGGTCGCGCGCAGCGGCAAGGAGGCGTTCTGCCTGGCCAACACCGACCAGGTCGACTACACGATCCCGCTGGCGAAGTGGCGGCCGTACAACACCGACCTCGAGACGTCGTGCGGCGAGAAGAACTCGGTGGGGGTGCGTGAGGTGCTCGACATCGGCAACGGCGACACCTACACCCAGGACCGGCCGGGACAGTCGTTCGACGTCACGTCGCTACCCAACGGCACCTACTACATCCAGGTGAAGGCGAACCCGGTCGGCAAGCTGAGCGAGAAGAGCACGGCGAACAACACGTCCGTACGCAAGATCGTGCTCGGCGGCACGGCGAAGAAGCGAACCCTCGCCGTACCGCCGGTCAACGGCATCAAGGGCTGA
- a CDS encoding acyltransferase family protein — MSASPVTAAVTAPAKSRNRYIDSLRALAIVRVVVYHAFGWAWLTYVLPAMGVMFAIAGSLMAASLAKGGARKAVWSRIRRLLPALWTFAAVALPIMFWHGWSASDPDHPLHKLNLVFWLFPLEDPPGSSWGEPFWEVLWYLRAYLIFVLVSPILYLAYKKLGWVVVALPLVALAALHLTGFRLPDPVDGIMWDFVTYAACWMAGFAHRDGRLHRLPVVVWAAITATIGGYGLYWLFTHPTAWGFDLNEEPIARTLWSLAFVLIVLRFRPTMAALDKVRWLSESVRVINARAITIYLWHFPLITVGAAVLEHYQVPWATFQYVVWMLLLETVMVLGAVLVFGWVEDVSAKRKASLWPRLAAPAAVVAGPPAASPRTAGGTVYGSASARGTARVDNYRHEQPPRTG, encoded by the coding sequence ATGTCTGCAAGTCCCGTCACCGCGGCCGTCACCGCCCCGGCCAAGTCGCGGAACCGCTACATCGACTCGCTGCGCGCGCTCGCGATCGTCCGCGTGGTCGTCTACCACGCCTTCGGCTGGGCCTGGCTCACCTATGTGCTGCCCGCGATGGGCGTCATGTTCGCCATCGCCGGCTCGCTGATGGCCGCGTCGCTCGCGAAGGGCGGCGCGCGCAAGGCCGTCTGGTCGCGCATCCGCCGCCTGCTGCCGGCGCTGTGGACCTTCGCCGCCGTGGCGCTGCCGATCATGTTCTGGCACGGCTGGTCGGCGAGCGATCCGGACCACCCGCTGCACAAGCTCAACCTGGTGTTCTGGCTGTTCCCGCTCGAGGACCCGCCGGGCAGCTCGTGGGGCGAGCCGTTCTGGGAGGTCCTCTGGTACCTCCGGGCGTACCTGATCTTCGTCCTGGTCTCGCCGATCCTGTACCTCGCGTACAAGAAGCTCGGCTGGGTCGTCGTCGCGCTGCCCCTGGTCGCCCTGGCCGCGCTGCACCTGACCGGTTTCCGCCTGCCCGACCCGGTCGACGGCATCATGTGGGACTTCGTCACCTACGCGGCGTGCTGGATGGCCGGCTTCGCGCACCGCGACGGGCGCCTGCACCGGCTGCCCGTCGTGGTCTGGGCGGCGATCACCGCGACGATCGGCGGCTACGGGCTGTACTGGCTGTTCACCCACCCGACGGCGTGGGGCTTCGACCTCAACGAGGAGCCCATCGCCCGTACGCTGTGGTCTCTCGCCTTTGTCCTGATCGTGCTGCGGTTCCGTCCGACGATGGCCGCGCTCGACAAGGTCAGGTGGCTGTCGGAGTCGGTGCGGGTCATCAACGCCCGCGCGATCACGATCTACCTGTGGCACTTCCCGCTGATCACCGTCGGTGCGGCCGTGCTGGAGCACTACCAGGTGCCGTGGGCGACCTTCCAGTACGTCGTCTGGATGCTCTTGCTCGAGACGGTCATGGTGCTCGGGGCGGTGCTCGTGTTCGGCTGGGTCGAGGACGTGTCGGCCAAACGCAAGGCCTCGCTGTGGCCCCGGCTCGCCGCTCCCGCGGCAGTGGTCGCCGGCCCACCAGCCGCGTCCCCCCGTACGGCCGGGGGCACGGTCTACGGCTCGGCGTCGGCCCGCGGGACCGCCCGTGTCGACAACTACCGGCACGAACAGCCACCGCGGACCGGCTGA
- a CDS encoding nucleoside deaminase → MAIVTSRGITAADETYLERAVALAWDARKRGDQPFGALLVGPAGNVAEAMNSTVTRSDPTGHAETNLVRAAGDWEMTVLGESTLYTSTEPCAMCAGAIYWSGIGRLVFAFAADELGAMVDGEDVVPPLRLSSREVFARGGRPMVIDGPAALPSAADVHRDFWK, encoded by the coding sequence ATGGCAATCGTGACGTCCAGGGGAATCACCGCGGCCGACGAGACGTACCTGGAAAGGGCCGTGGCGCTCGCCTGGGACGCGCGGAAACGCGGCGACCAGCCGTTCGGCGCGCTGCTCGTCGGCCCCGCCGGGAATGTGGCCGAGGCGATGAACTCGACCGTCACCCGGTCCGACCCGACCGGGCACGCCGAGACCAACCTCGTACGGGCGGCCGGCGACTGGGAGATGACCGTTCTGGGGGAAAGCACGCTTTACACGAGCACCGAACCCTGCGCCATGTGCGCGGGCGCGATCTACTGGTCAGGGATAGGCCGTTTGGTGTTCGCGTTCGCCGCCGACGAGCTCGGCGCCATGGTCGACGGGGAGGACGTCGTGCCCCCGCTGCGGCTCTCGTCGCGGGAAGTGTTCGCGCGGGGTGGGCGCCCCATGGTGATCGACGGCCCGGCCGCGCTCCCCAGCGCCGCCGACGTGCATAGAGACTTCTGGAAATAG
- a CDS encoding phospholipase D-like domain-containing protein — MGVDLGSVELFAGPSVLGGPDDLDAVIRDFIAGATDTLLIAVQEIDSRAIAEAVLAAKARKVSVQVILEGDYLVEDPPLADPWSPLGDNEHNRVIHSALLRGGVDLVTDLNPKIFHQKFIVRDPGAPTAAVLTGSTNFTLTDTGKNTTGGRSGGNNLNHVLILRGQTATGLYVREFERLRSGTFGELRERREPRPREFRLGGIRVKPVFAPHQGPEMEIMKQMLKAQHRVDFAMFTFAQSSGIDDTMFWLLKAGIPVRGVLDRGQGSQAWAATIPLRDRGAQLHENAPGNGVRKVHHKLMVIDEQLVIVGSFNYTAPAATLNDENIVVLGDLEETDPNAIAAQRRLAAFVLDEINRIIAKLSRPVAAAAGER, encoded by the coding sequence ATGGGTGTGGACCTGGGCAGTGTGGAACTCTTTGCGGGGCCGTCCGTGCTCGGCGGGCCCGACGACCTCGACGCGGTGATCAGGGATTTCATCGCGGGCGCCACCGACACGTTGCTGATCGCGGTGCAGGAGATCGATTCGCGGGCGATCGCGGAGGCTGTCCTGGCGGCCAAGGCGCGCAAGGTGAGCGTGCAGGTGATCCTCGAGGGCGATTACCTGGTCGAGGATCCGCCGCTCGCCGACCCGTGGAGCCCGCTCGGCGACAACGAGCACAACCGGGTGATCCACTCGGCGCTGCTGCGTGGCGGCGTCGACCTGGTCACCGACCTCAACCCGAAAATCTTCCACCAGAAGTTCATCGTCCGGGACCCGGGCGCCCCGACTGCGGCGGTCCTGACCGGGTCGACGAACTTCACGCTCACCGACACCGGCAAGAACACCACCGGCGGCCGTTCCGGCGGCAACAACCTCAACCATGTGCTGATCCTGCGCGGTCAGACGGCGACCGGGCTGTACGTGCGGGAGTTCGAGCGGCTGCGCAGCGGCACGTTCGGTGAGCTGCGGGAGCGCCGTGAGCCGCGCCCACGCGAGTTCCGGCTCGGCGGCATCCGGGTCAAGCCCGTCTTCGCGCCGCACCAGGGTCCCGAGATGGAAATCATGAAACAGATGCTGAAGGCGCAGCATCGTGTCGACTTCGCGATGTTCACCTTCGCCCAGTCCTCGGGCATCGACGACACCATGTTCTGGCTGCTCAAGGCCGGCATTCCCGTACGCGGGGTGCTGGATCGCGGTCAGGGCAGCCAGGCCTGGGCGGCCACGATCCCGCTGCGGGACAGGGGCGCCCAGCTGCACGAGAACGCGCCCGGCAACGGGGTGCGCAAAGTGCACCACAAGCTCATGGTGATCGACGAGCAGCTGGTGATCGTGGGCAGTTTCAACTACACCGCGCCCGCCGCGACCCTCAACGACGAGAACATCGTGGTGCTGGGCGACCTGGAGGAGACCGACCCGAACGCGATCGCCGCGCAGCGCCGGCTGGCCGCGTTCGTCCTCGACGAGATCAACCGCATCATCGCGAAGCTGTCCCGCCCGGTCGCCGCTGCCGCCGGGGAGCGATGA
- a CDS encoding response regulator translates to MIRVLLVDDQALMRAGFRALLEAEDDLDVVGEAADGAEAVRQCRVLRPDVVLMDVQMPGLDGIEATRRIAAEPGLAGVRVLILTNYGLDEYVFAALRAGASGFLLKDADPGDLLQAVGVVARGDALLAPTVTRTLISEFVTGPPPPDPSAGRDVLTGREQEIVELVARGLTNDEIAARMVISPLTAKTHINRAMTKLHCRDRAQLVVWAYESGLIAPRRQRRPGGTASR, encoded by the coding sequence TTGATCCGGGTTCTGCTGGTCGACGATCAGGCGCTCATGCGGGCCGGGTTCCGGGCGTTGCTCGAGGCCGAGGACGATCTCGACGTGGTCGGCGAGGCCGCCGACGGTGCTGAGGCCGTGCGGCAGTGCCGCGTGCTCCGGCCCGACGTGGTGCTCATGGATGTGCAGATGCCGGGGCTGGACGGCATCGAGGCGACCCGCCGCATCGCCGCGGAGCCCGGGCTGGCAGGCGTCCGGGTGCTGATCCTCACCAACTACGGGCTCGACGAGTATGTCTTCGCCGCGCTACGGGCCGGGGCCAGCGGGTTCCTGCTCAAGGACGCCGACCCCGGCGACCTGCTGCAGGCGGTCGGCGTGGTGGCCCGGGGCGACGCGCTGCTCGCGCCGACGGTCACCCGCACGCTGATCAGCGAGTTCGTCACCGGGCCGCCCCCGCCCGACCCGTCGGCCGGGCGCGACGTGCTGACCGGCCGCGAGCAGGAGATCGTCGAGCTGGTGGCCCGCGGGCTGACCAACGACGAGATCGCGGCGCGGATGGTGATCAGCCCGTTGACGGCGAAGACCCACATCAACCGGGCCATGACCAAGCTGCACTGCCGCGACCGCGCCCAGCTCGTCGTCTGGGCGTACGAGTCGGGGCTCATCGCTCCCCGGCGGCAGCGGCGACCGGGCGGGACAGCTTCGCGATGA
- a CDS encoding sensor histidine kinase, which yields MRLDLRYLGGGLLLGTLLLVNALIASDAGPLGVVGVFLVVVMAAAVAVSPRYPVTALALVTVAMLALHLRVHAGVTAAFPVIGLVYLTAWRGHRLPAALASVVFLGVFLTRDIAVAPEGQAAQQLVERTSLLLGWFVAANVAGVVGRQRRAYLEQVEQRAVEAERTREEMALRRAGEERLRIARDLHDSLTHSISVIKVQAGIAVHLARKRGEEPPAALLAIQEAGGAAMRELRDTLDVLRGPSDTQGVGLAHVEALAERTRAAGFPVRVSVSGDAPELPADVDRAGYRVVQEALTNIARHAGPASAEIAIEHTPAQLAISITDDGLASPDHPAPPGVGLRGMRERVLGLGGELRAAPRDGGGFAVRATFPLNSPRPAADGVRVGGAGTPGDAAAGARAGGGSAGDGAG from the coding sequence GTGCGACTCGACCTGCGTTACCTCGGCGGCGGCCTCCTTCTCGGAACGCTGCTGCTGGTCAATGCCCTGATCGCGTCCGACGCCGGGCCGCTCGGCGTCGTCGGTGTGTTCCTGGTCGTCGTCATGGCCGCCGCGGTGGCCGTCAGCCCGCGCTATCCGGTGACGGCGCTCGCCCTCGTGACGGTCGCGATGCTGGCGCTGCACCTGCGGGTGCACGCCGGGGTGACGGCCGCCTTCCCGGTGATCGGCCTGGTCTATCTCACGGCCTGGCGCGGTCACCGGCTGCCGGCCGCCCTGGCAAGCGTGGTGTTCCTCGGTGTTTTCCTCACGCGCGACATCGCCGTGGCTCCCGAGGGGCAGGCCGCGCAGCAACTCGTCGAACGCACGTCGCTGCTGCTCGGGTGGTTCGTGGCGGCCAACGTGGCCGGGGTCGTCGGCCGTCAGCGCCGGGCCTATCTCGAGCAGGTCGAACAGCGGGCTGTCGAGGCCGAGCGCACCCGGGAAGAGATGGCGTTGCGCCGCGCGGGCGAGGAACGGCTGCGGATCGCGCGTGACCTGCACGATTCGCTGACCCACAGCATCTCGGTGATCAAGGTGCAGGCGGGGATAGCCGTTCACCTGGCACGCAAGCGGGGCGAGGAGCCGCCGGCGGCGCTGCTGGCGATCCAGGAGGCCGGCGGCGCGGCGATGCGTGAGCTGCGCGACACCCTCGATGTGCTGCGCGGACCGTCCGACACCCAGGGCGTCGGGCTCGCTCATGTGGAGGCGCTGGCTGAGCGGACGAGGGCGGCCGGTTTCCCCGTACGCGTCAGCGTCTCGGGCGATGCACCCGAGCTGCCCGCGGACGTCGATCGCGCGGGCTACCGCGTGGTTCAGGAAGCCCTGACCAACATCGCCCGCCACGCCGGGCCTGCCAGCGCCGAGATCGCCATCGAGCACACGCCGGCCCAGCTGGCGATCTCGATCACCGACGACGGGTTGGCGTCACCCGATCATCCCGCGCCTCCTGGCGTGGGCCTGCGCGGCATGCGTGAGAGGGTCCTCGGCCTCGGCGGCGAGTTGCGGGCCGCTCCCCGCGACGGCGGAGGCTTCGCCGTACGGGCAACGTTCCCGCTGAACAGCCCACGGCCGGCTGCGGATGGTGTGCGGGTCGGTGGGGCCGGAACACCCGGCGATGCGGCGGCGGGGGCACGGGCCGGTGGCGGCTCGGCCGGGGATGGGGCGGGTTGA
- a CDS encoding carboxymuconolactone decarboxylase family protein, which produces MTYRFFTPPKPAGLAARVNDQLREDFLGPLPAFQALSPAADVMAATWSLMRESLLADAEPPADRAERELVAAVVSRANRCRFCLDAHVTLLHGLGEHDLAERVARGDPLPGARHAELARWATAGRTPRKSAWTSPYGPHLTGTALTFHFLNRMVSALLAPDLLPGGLQRLPAVRSVGGRLVARSARRPKEPGRSLNLLPAATSPPPAWSGRTPVGTAYAALFDTAGRGGSLLGDAARETVVATVRWEDGRHPGRPAEWATDLVRGLPATDRVGARIALLAAFAPYAISAGDVGLWQLSHPAEADLVRLVAFGAITATDHVARALDPAHR; this is translated from the coding sequence ATGACATACCGTTTCTTCACCCCGCCCAAGCCCGCCGGCCTGGCCGCGCGGGTCAACGACCAGCTCCGCGAGGACTTCCTCGGCCCGCTGCCGGCGTTCCAGGCGCTCTCCCCCGCCGCCGACGTAATGGCCGCGACCTGGTCGTTGATGCGCGAATCGCTGCTCGCGGACGCCGAGCCGCCGGCCGACCGGGCCGAGCGCGAACTGGTGGCGGCCGTCGTCTCGCGGGCCAACCGCTGCCGGTTCTGTCTGGACGCTCATGTCACCCTGCTGCACGGCCTCGGCGAGCACGACCTGGCCGAACGAGTCGCCCGGGGCGACCCGCTGCCCGGTGCGCGGCACGCGGAGCTCGCGCGGTGGGCCACGGCCGGCCGCACACCTCGCAAGAGCGCCTGGACCAGCCCGTACGGTCCGCATCTGACCGGCACGGCGCTGACGTTCCACTTCCTCAACCGGATGGTGTCCGCGCTGCTCGCCCCGGATCTGCTCCCGGGCGGGCTGCAACGGCTCCCGGCCGTGCGCTCCGTCGGCGGACGGCTCGTCGCTCGCAGCGCCCGCAGACCCAAGGAGCCGGGCCGCAGCCTCAACCTGCTGCCCGCCGCGACCTCACCCCCGCCCGCCTGGTCAGGACGAACACCGGTGGGCACGGCGTACGCGGCCCTGTTCGACACTGCCGGGCGAGGCGGGTCCCTGCTGGGCGACGCGGCGCGCGAAACCGTCGTCGCCACCGTTCGCTGGGAGGACGGACGGCATCCCGGCCGTCCCGCCGAATGGGCCACCGACCTGGTTCGCGGCCTGCCCGCCACCGACCGCGTCGGCGCCCGGATCGCGCTGCTGGCCGCGTTCGCCCCGTACGCGATCAGTGCGGGTGACGTGGGTCTGTGGCAGCTCTCGCACCCCGCCGAGGCGGACCTGGTGCGGCTGGTCGCCTTCGGCGCGATCACCGCCACCGACCACGTCGCCCGGGCGCTCGACCCGGCTCACCGTTAG
- a CDS encoding DUF6220 domain-containing protein yields MRKAFVISSTALLFVFAFQFVFAAVGAFTRPQSDSSYALHSLTGMAIIPALTVLTTVFALLARAPGRLIGLTVLPLGLTILQALLAVLADAFAGASGGSTTISLVVGGLHAVNGIVAVHFVVAAVRGARELDRPRASVPADSVEVA; encoded by the coding sequence ATGCGCAAAGCGTTCGTCATCAGCAGCACAGCCTTGCTGTTCGTCTTCGCCTTCCAGTTCGTCTTCGCCGCGGTGGGCGCGTTCACCCGGCCCCAGAGCGATTCCTCGTACGCCCTGCACAGCCTCACCGGCATGGCGATCATCCCGGCCCTGACGGTGCTGACCACGGTGTTCGCGTTGCTGGCGAGGGCTCCCGGACGCCTGATCGGGCTGACCGTCCTGCCGCTCGGCCTGACGATCCTGCAGGCGTTGCTGGCCGTGCTGGCCGACGCGTTCGCCGGCGCGTCGGGCGGGAGCACCACCATCAGCCTGGTCGTCGGCGGCCTGCACGCGGTGAACGGCATCGTCGCCGTGCACTTCGTGGTCGCCGCCGTGCGCGGGGCGCGGGAACTCGATCGTCCCCGCGCGTCCGTTCCGGCGGATTCCGTGGAGGTCGCATGA
- a CDS encoding multicopper oxidase family protein — MTTGSLLVVDLLIAVLVAAAWLGAGATAAAGRVRAALGLTGLALVATAVRALTIGGLARAGWWFAAEKVVVAAPLLLAGTVVAVIALLRDRAPVSGTGHAVDPSGRRLAPVALLFAGYTSAASLLVSLLHGYPVSGGVALFAVAGVAAATAVTWRTLGTRPSPVMSRAAVVVAVGALVAGTALATAGGATSTTQHQHNPATEAGAAAASYQHEPLPPAGKAASGPHRKPLTETGKAGSSARHEPVSGADVNGPTRRFTLTAGTARIEAGGAEVDAWAFNGQVPGPEIAATVGDLIEVTLRNRDIDRGVTLHWHGYDVPNDQDGVPGVTQDAVLPGREFVYRFRADQAGTYWYHTHSVSDVGVRMGLYGVLVVRPRPAGGVEVTVPVHTLAGHLLPAPAVATAAPGTPVRLRLINTDDTTHRYAVTGAPFHVAAIDGVDLRGPSPLSERALLIPAGGRYDVVTTAPAALSVDGREVWSTGTPSAGTADWPVFDPLAYGTTANRPWSRFDRSFTLVLDRGLDLRGLLPRYAHTVNGAAAPDIPAQTVRDGDVVKFTIVNRSLVAHPWHLHGHHVLVLARDGRPATGSPLWLDSFDVRPGEVWEVAFEADNPGVWANHCHNLPHADAGMMLHLAYE; from the coding sequence ATGACAACCGGATCCCTGCTCGTCGTCGACCTCCTCATCGCGGTTCTGGTGGCCGCGGCGTGGCTGGGCGCCGGGGCCACGGCGGCGGCCGGGCGGGTGCGGGCCGCGCTCGGACTGACCGGTCTTGCTCTGGTCGCCACGGCCGTCCGCGCGCTCACGATCGGCGGGCTGGCGCGGGCCGGGTGGTGGTTCGCCGCGGAGAAGGTCGTGGTCGCCGCGCCTCTGCTGCTCGCCGGGACGGTCGTCGCCGTGATCGCGTTGCTTCGCGACCGCGCCCCCGTGTCCGGAACCGGTCACGCCGTTGATCCTTCGGGGCGGCGGCTCGCCCCGGTCGCGTTGCTGTTCGCTGGATACACCTCGGCCGCGTCGCTGCTGGTGAGCCTCCTGCACGGCTACCCGGTGTCCGGCGGCGTGGCCCTGTTCGCGGTCGCGGGTGTGGCAGCGGCGACCGCCGTCACCTGGCGGACCCTGGGGACGCGGCCCTCACCCGTCATGTCCAGGGCGGCCGTAGTCGTGGCGGTCGGAGCGCTTGTCGCCGGAACGGCACTGGCCACGGCAGGCGGGGCGACCTCCACCACGCAGCATCAGCACAACCCGGCGACCGAAGCCGGGGCGGCTGCCGCAAGCTATCAGCACGAGCCGTTGCCCCCGGCCGGAAAAGCCGCCTCCGGCCCTCACCGCAAGCCGTTGACCGAGACCGGGAAGGCCGGCTCCAGCGCCCGCCACGAGCCGGTGTCCGGGGCCGACGTGAACGGGCCCACCAGGCGGTTCACCCTCACCGCCGGGACCGCCCGGATCGAGGCCGGCGGTGCGGAGGTCGACGCGTGGGCGTTCAACGGTCAGGTGCCCGGGCCGGAGATCGCGGCCACCGTCGGCGACCTGATCGAGGTGACGCTGCGCAACCGCGACATCGACCGCGGCGTGACGCTGCACTGGCACGGCTATGACGTGCCGAACGACCAGGACGGCGTGCCGGGCGTGACGCAGGACGCGGTGCTGCCCGGGCGGGAGTTCGTCTACCGCTTCCGCGCGGACCAGGCGGGCACGTACTGGTACCACACCCACTCGGTCTCGGACGTGGGCGTGCGGATGGGCCTGTACGGGGTGCTCGTCGTCCGTCCGCGGCCGGCCGGCGGCGTCGAGGTGACGGTGCCGGTGCACACGCTGGCGGGCCACCTGCTGCCCGCGCCGGCCGTTGCCACGGCAGCGCCCGGCACCCCCGTACGGCTGCGCCTGATCAACACCGACGACACCACCCACCGGTACGCCGTCACCGGCGCGCCCTTCCACGTGGCGGCCATCGACGGCGTGGATCTGCGAGGCCCCTCACCGCTGTCCGAACGGGCGCTCCTGATTCCGGCCGGCGGCCGTTACGACGTCGTGACGACGGCGCCCGCCGCGCTCTCCGTCGACGGTCGTGAGGTCTGGTCGACCGGTACGCCGTCCGCCGGGACCGCGGACTGGCCGGTGTTCGATCCGCTCGCCTACGGCACAACGGCGAACCGTCCGTGGTCCCGTTTCGACCGCTCGTTCACCTTGGTGCTCGACCGTGGGCTGGACCTGCGCGGGCTGCTGCCCCGCTATGCGCACACGGTCAACGGCGCGGCCGCACCGGACATCCCCGCGCAGACCGTACGGGACGGCGACGTCGTCAAGTTCACGATCGTCAACCGCTCGCTGGTCGCGCACCCGTGGCACCTGCACGGCCATCACGTGCTCGTGCTGGCGCGCGACGGCCGGCCCGCCACCGGAAGCCCGCTGTGGCTGGACTCGTTCGACGTCCGCCCCGGCGAGGTGTGGGAGGTGGCGTTCGAGGCGGACAACCCGGGCGTCTGGGCCAACCACTGTCACAACCTGCCGCACGCCGACGCCGGCATGATGCTGCACCTCGCCTACGAGTGA